The window gaagcaacaacaacacttaccccttgggcggatgaagttgtaaaagaaaacaagaaaaattttaccaaatgggatgttcgcatgatctcaaatacgaaatgcgaggtcaaaaagggggcacaaaatgtgattgttgattttcaacatatgacatgtacatgtaggcattggcaacttgatgggataccttgtggtcatgtcataagatgtttaacagtgaacaattaccaagactgctcgaggtttgcattaaatgcttactttaccgaaacactgaggaaaacatatgaggaatcaataaaccctctgtcgaagccatccgaatgggagatccccgatgatttgatgattgttaagccacctataatggataaacgtaagccaggcaggccaagaaacacagaccgcattccatcccaaggcgagggtccaattataaaagagtgttctacatgtggtcacctaggacacacgagaaataattgtactggaagggcgtctggtagcagagcaggtcacataatttctactgcagaaatggcatataatattggtggttcagcgggttgctcacaaacccataacgctgattttgatataaaacaaccttgaaattaagagtaatgacgagttgttagcttattatgtattgtaatatttttattaactcttacaagacattgctatgctttcatattttagttaagtttgttgattataacaatgaatgaagcctttatattataaaatatagtttgcagatttattttaacagttacaacatgttatttaaaaaaaaacaacaaacgatcatttggcaacctaatctgtttcatgataatattacaacaactttataactaatttttaaactcagggaactgcaacgggtacttctctttctccattgttatatagtcatccctaattctcattttgtcttcgaaacgatccttttttaccataatgtgtatcaactgctcatccttctcagcaagccgtttttcagtcgttttgattgccttcttactcttttttatccaatctttatgctctttgattttgtttttattgaggtcaatccattcttcagcttgtttgcattccgaacctatatcattagcaagttgagtgagaagtcgggatgactctttgtcctcttcttgttgtgcttcagccttctttaattcttcaaaattttcatgtgacatatatgacccggctgaagagggtgtaaaaaaagggtctatcgaatcacagtagtaacaatctacttcgttgcatgagcaaatttcgaatttgtgtgaggaactcataataaaatcgatgttgtattaaactggagcaataagtggtatttatacatactagacagtaatgagaagtccaactttgaaatgactagacagtaatgacaagtcactGTAGTAACCTGCACATCCCAGTGGGTCCCTTTAGTGACAAGAGATAAATGACAGTTTGACATGACAAAACACTGCATAAAGCTGAAATTCGTAGTCCAAATAtaaccatttcgtagtcaaagtattatttcatagtctatttatttatataaatagatgtttaagatctataaaccaaacacccaaatcacctaaacgaaacgaattcccattattagaaatgtcgtcgaatgcagcaagttcttcgaatgaagtacctggttccaattctgaaaggccatggacgacaaacgaggtgttagttctaacacggtgctggctaagtgttaaggatggtgaaccgttacttgctcccccgcattgcctaattggtgatgaatggagtcgcatcacatctttgtttaaccatgagatgggagaagggcaaaaaagagaaaaatcagatgttgttactaagtggacggatgtaaaggaggaagtgacatggttcaatcgagcatgtagttatgcgaaacgtaacaatgttcgttgtcgtgacgaagaagagttcttggaagttgttacagaGTTTTACATCTTTGAGCATGAAGGCAGAGACTTcgaatatgaggaagtttggaaggttgttagAGATAAACAGTATTTCAAGTAGACCGCTCTAATTTGTGTTAAGAATAAGCCATGGACTTGTGTTTTACGTTAATGCTTTGATCGTATTATGTCgtttttttcatgtaattgttgtgatgttttaatggttcatggaaTCTTGTTACTAATGTATTCTAATATATTTTGATAACTAATGCAATGGCCATTTATTAACCCAAGTTAATCATACGAGtttctcacataataaactaaaatatattaACTCAACTTAATCATACGAGTTTCTCACATactaaactaaaatatattttaaacatatGAAATACATACGAattacatacgaaatacatgaaaataacctagtactcacataataaactaaaatagattttaaacaaacgaaatacatacgaaatacataagaaatacatgaaaataacctagtacatgaaaataacctagtactcaaataataaactaaaatagattttaaacaaacgggatatatttcaaaatattccaaggggcttgaaactggaattccaacccgttacttaatgacttgtattcctccttagcagcttccaagatgacatcctcagtagcatttaaacgggtgtcgtcaattttggtataaagatcgttgaataatagaacttcggttttcatttcataccatcttgctaagatgtctagttcgtcacgatcgtttcttgtagccattcggttttcagcattgaaaatatttgttagacggctccaaaacattggatcattcaacttgcttgtctcgtacacatgaatataagcatgtgtaagaaccaagaactcttcattgctccatgatatagaagtcatttggattgaaacaaagagggtagaatctaaaaaacaatatttgaacaaCTATATTGGTTAATTTAATAACGTTTTGCATGTAACTTAGggtcaatttatagtagtttctacacaaaatcgcagtccaaacttctaatatgtctgcaattcatagtcaaaattaactgacgaatgcagtgtactatacttataacacaacagatcactgttcgagttgacaattcatccccggttgaatgacaacacaatacattGCTGTTTGAGTTGACAACTCATTGCACCAGGAAAGTAAGGAGtcgttataaatagatttcaatatccgttgtaattgtattctattacttccctccttgcaattatggactcaccacgtatatggaggaacgcagaggaggtcgctttggttcaagcttggattacaactgtagaggtggattttccaccgggtcccccacaagttcgtgccggatcattttggtctcgtgtctgtcatttgtttcaccatttaatgaaccgcactcaatatcgaagaagaagagatgtcaaagcgaagtttctggatatgaaaatgaaggtgaaacaatttcaacgtatttataacgagttggataacgaacatgcaaatacggatgaagacattctacgaCAGGTGGCTTTGGAACTATACCGCTTTCAATACGATGGTAGCGAGTTTACCCACTTAGATGCAtggaatgttttaaagaatttcccttatttttaatatgcatgttggttaagttaattgtttttcgttatttaagttgcttgttgttgtatgtgtctagtcgttactatttaataaacgtccatttcttttaatgtatgttgttcCCTCAATAGCCAATATTTAGAAAGCAATAAAATAAAACCggggtacataaataactaacacataatacgacataaaaaATAAACTGGGTACATGGATAACTAATACGTAACACAGCAGTAAAATAAAAATGGAgtacataaaaaactaatacataatactacataaaacataaatgtgctacatgaataactactgcattgagggaggtaacaggaccaccgtttcatttggtatttcccaatgCTCATATGATGGTATACCattcaccaactcagatccatatgcaactcgatacacataattagtgaacttgtattcaaccattctctgaatggactcagatgtacgggttcttagacatgctatagcgtggccacatggtataccactttttgccatttaccacaactacatacccttcgttcaagttgtacgttgctggtggcaaaagtgtcatggacttcaaatgtatccccaTACAAACGTTTTGCATTACAATTGTAAGACTTGCTGAGACTTTTTTGAACCTTACTCTCAACGTAAGGGGTCAACCCAccagacaacctccctgtaaaatttgatattttaataaaaatagcatgacaataaaaaaaacaaaatataacaatctcccttaccagccagttcggcccgttcagcatactttgattttatcgacgtggtggttaactcaattatcgttgttataggaaactcacgtgaggatataatttgcaaaatttcagggacgtcaatcgatttaacattgtaacgtatttttaggaaaaatgctcttgtccattttgaaatcggtatatcgtcaagccagtaaattggactcataagcaaggtgcagaaaggtggttgcctacatgtactttgcaacctttcgaaacacaagtaaaaatcatcaacgctatatgcattgcatgacttccaaaacaacgattcgacttccgtattgttatgtccgatagactcacgtatctttcgagctatatctttaggacaatatccatgataggaatccgggtaggcactgtcaacaccaaagtctatgttatcacacatgttgcttatgaaaccaacctctgtgtcctcacctaaacaatctcttaacctcatcatgaaccatctccatgattcttcacactgtaaggttcccaaaccaagtGCTAAGAGTAGTGGctcatgatttccatctaaagccactgcgaagtacattgttgtcagaaagctcccaagaaggggtaaataacccacatatattagcggtatcatgcacctaaggaaggtaTGAATCTACATAAAAACGAACACATATTAGTGTTATGTAAGAATTAATCGACATACATTACCATGAAATATTgtataactcaataaaagaagtatgttataccacgcaacctaaagccacaaaacagaattgaaagcggttgttatcggttttcttaatggctgtgaaggtattaggatttgttctttgaaggtTATGCAAGAAAATTGGTAGTTGAGAAAAGGTTCTTTGGCTGTGACTACTCATTTTCAATATCGATAATTGTGCTCTACAATGATCACACAAATGGAATTATAAATAGAAGATATTGTATCTCTACTgatcaaaattcatagtttaacccTTTAAATTCGTAGTTGAacattttgaattcatagtcaaaccagttcatttcatagtcaaatttcactgaccgacatgacaatactacagaatgtacttgtctgcatttcatagttgacctttttgaattcatagtcaaaccagttcatttcatagtcaaatttcactgaccgacatgacaatactacagaatgtacttgtctgcatttcatagttgaacattttgaattcatagtcaaaccagttcatttcatagtcaaatttcactgaccgacatgacaatactacagaatgtacttgtctgcattccatagttgaactttttgaattcatagtcaaaccagtttatTTCATAGTCAAAAAGAATTGTCCGTAATATGATTTATTCTATAAATAGGTGTCACTCATTATGAAAAAATTTAACTGAGAAACTACCTCCGATTTAAAAGAATAAGAAGGCTAATGGCATACTGCAATTGTGGAGGAGAACGTATCGTTAGGATTTCGGGTACAgctaaaaacccaggaagattgTTCTACGCTTGCCCGTATTTGGTATCATGTTCTTACCGTCATTCAAATGTAAACCCTCGTGTTTACATGacacaaatttattttcttactgtggatattaaatttaacagggaccaaaatgcgggtttatcagttgggttgatgaagagaaggaccaatcttctatggtaatagctaaagtagctaactctaataagctctttcaatcagaaaataagaagttaaagatagcgttggtttgtagttgggtgttgttcttggcagttcttgtttacaagttgtaagcttttcaatattgttcttatggttttgaagttgttaggtcaataaattgttgtatttgtaacgttaaaacaaatgttgtGGTCGTTCTTATGTTGAATTTATTGATAAgtaattagtaggtcattaaattgttgtaattgtcgtaacgttatattttttgtcatccgttgagtaaactctaaagataaactaataatgaaatccaacattaatttgtatatacatttatataatccaactacagaggagcaagactagacccccaaataatttttgccatccggagacggaactctaaagctgcgttctttgggtcaataagaacacgtattggttgacctgaaaccaattgctccataaacatacaaagaaaaacaccgcaatctcccaaatgactactttgttggggaacgttttcttcataaatgaattgcatattcaatggaatccttgggatgttcctccgcgcccaatacttaatcttgtccaaataatttgccacccgacgttcaaatttggaaaagattccttcggattggaatttttcataagcacctctaccaagactgtcataaatatgcacttccattgacgctaatcgtagttccccaaatagccaatgattaggggatgaatgaatcggcaataagacctgtataaggatcagaaaataaatttatgtttatttacatcacaatacaaaaacataacaaaaaaacgatattattttcaatataaagtattaagtttaccgtatcaacatcccaccaagcaaccatgaagttggggtatgtagcaataccagccataaacgccctccagtcctgtccttcttccaaagcatgagaaacaaaaaaatttggaggcattattgtatgtcggtcgctctcaaaccgtctctccatcaaaactcggtaccaaatggttatatgctgcacacatgatacttttgttattgactaaaaaacaattaacttttaaaagaattaattaacaatttatttaccgctgactccaaccatccgtcgtgtgtatgcccaaataatgagctccaaaaatctctatctaacacAAAATTAAACAAACGATGTTGCACATCGTATGAATGCAATACATAATTTTGGATGACATCCTCACCGTCTGCTACGTAAGGTTGCAGGCGCAACATGGAGAAGTCATGAGCAACACCAAAAACTGGAGGAGGAACGGGGCTTGTTGATTTCATACcaaccttcttttttgttcttcttttttgtttcggtgtcgtgtgcaactaaaaacaatattcaaatgtttaaatgtatatctttcagataattcacataaacataaaatcatcagtttataaataaaacgaatacCTCGGTGTAAGGAGTGCATAAAAATTGTGATGGTTTTCGACTCCTAggtttatcgggtgtaacttctttgtcatcatcatcatcatgaaaaTAATCTACATTTCCCATTAATATAAGTTCGTCTTCATCcggcacatcatcatcaaatttgttccctgcattgtcattcctctcctccCACTCCTACATTAAAGATAATACTTTATACTTACTaacgaaatacacataatttaataacgaataatatctaaataaacaaaatattaatattaatgtaactatataataacctctttaacttcactataatcgtttacatcaaacacatcatcatcaaatttgttccccgcatactgattactctcctccaacacctacattaaaaatataactttttacttaataacgaaagacactttattaaaaagtaattattaaaatcgtaaaggtaacatctataacaaccttgtcgtcttgagtatcaccaaaaacattttgagttgtattgtttttattcatcacttcatcttgcacaacctatattttcaaatataaaatatgaacacaggtattcatatatgttaataaaatttaataaataatgtaGCGTGTAACTAACCTGTTCATCATAATTTCTTTGTGACACTGTCGGTTCCTCAAAAATAATGTCGTTCCAAAATTGTTCATTATTCACTTCTTCATAAAAAACCTTTGTAGGTTTTTGTTGATTCATAAACACATGCTGCTCCAGTGCATGTACCCGTTTCAACAACTCGTCTAGCTTGTGTTTCCCACTGCCCCGACCTCTACCATGAGAGCGACCACTggacgacatactagacgaagattcgtcttgtctcctaaaatggtcccgtactggggatggaactactttcccttcaccatatacatactcttaaaatgacatataataaaaagatgtcatctcaccatcacccggtaacatgttttgtcttggtggtagcccctcctaaaaaattaaacatattaaaaatgcatataaaactataagaatcaactttattaataataaacgaaatatttttaaacctgcatctttgaccaaatcttgttcacgtcaacccatttcaatttttttgttccgCTCCATCTTTTCATCCGAGGCAagtctttattttttctcaatgcaaatccacatgcacgaacagccggaatcatctcatatatccatatctacaattttgtacaataatagtaataaaagttaaaattaaaataaaaaatataacaataaaacaatttaaatataataaaatttttataccctaattggagccgtaaatcctgagacggaatactttaaagtttgaccacgCTCAGGAAGTGATAAATAATGATGTATCTTATTCCACGTATCCtcaaggtcaacataagtaaaatcccatagatagctaccccaagcgaagctaacaaaacaaaaaaaacaaaattgattattatataaattataactttaataaaatagaactttTAACGTAAAGAAAATATACCTATTCCAGATATCCAAATTCTCAGCCAAATAAAATcaatcttgtggcacccgatcgttaacttctttgcccaaaaaaccttcacacaaaatgtatatcaaacatactctaactgcatcaaggtcgtcaagtgctaggaatgtttgatttaaaattaaacttttcaggtcgccgattttcaccgaactattagtatggtccggaaatagccgttcacgcagtaaacatctttttttactgcttattaatttttccgacccttttctcccaatattttttggatactccccaaaattgaacccggtaatcaaacaaaactcttccggcccataaaccattttggtattgcctactcgaaaatataaacgttttattccatctggagataaaacagggtccggccggatctgatgaaggaacattttatgaaacaataaagcgtccccttgtaaacgagggacatcAATAAAATAGCCAAAGACGGTATTTCTGAAAATAGCACGTCGGGcatcatctaaaacttcaaagacttcccatatgttaccgccagagccttttaggttcgcaaaggctttcgtattcattaaactaaaatcatgctgcaaaaaaaaacacaaaaacaaattagataactaaaaaatattttttttttaaatatatgattaCGAACTACGAATACTTTCttaattactaatatatatatatttccccgataaaaaacaataacatacacatatataaacaattttccaagttatacaacaaatatatttacgatagaaagcaatatcatacataattatataaatattttcaacttaaacatattttcaacttaaacaaattttcaacttaaacgacaaatatataaacaatttttatctttctaattaaaactaacattatataaccatataaacaaaaaaatttaaaaataaaacgacaaccaaactaacaattttgcaagttatacgactactttatacaaatttttcaacttatacgacaaataaaaacaatttctaacaatatatatacgacaaattttcaacttatacaaatgttatacgacaaatatatatacaaacaactATTTTGCagtttatataaacaattataggATAAAAATTTACAAGATTTCAGGTTATACAACAactaaaaaaactacaaaaataacaaattgtaaacattatctacgcagtctctacttgtctctacttgcatttaaacttcaagtatactaaaaatatactaaaactatcaaacacaacaaaattaactttaaaaaaaaataactttaaacattaaaagagttaaaatctaatcatatttgcgggattgttgacat of the Lactuca sativa cultivar Salinas chromosome 6, Lsat_Salinas_v11, whole genome shotgun sequence genome contains:
- the LOC128126680 gene encoding uncharacterized protein LOC128126680 — protein: MQQWWFQRRNFAAEATTTLTPWADEVVKENKKNFTKWDVRMISNTKCEVKKGAQNVIVDFQHMTCTCRHWQLDGIPCGHVIRCLTVNNYQDCSRFALNAYFTETLRKTYEESINPLSKPSEWEIPDDLMIVKPPIMDKRKPGRPRNTDRIPSQGEGPIIKECSTCGHLGHTRNNCTGRASGSRAGHIISTAEMAYNIGGSAGCSQTHNADFDIKQP
- the LOC128126681 gene encoding uncharacterized protein LOC128126681, with the translated sequence MSSSGRSHGRGRGSGKHKLDELLKRVHALEQHVFMNQQKPTKVFYEEVNNEQFWNDIIFEEPTVSQRNYDEQVVQDEVMNKNNTTQNVFGDTQDDKVLEESNQYAGNKFDDDVFDVNDYSEVKEEWEERNDNAGNKFDDDVPDEDELILMGNVDYFHDDDDDKEVTPDKPRSRKPSQFLCTPYTELHTTPKQKRRTKKKVGMKSTSPVPPPVFGVAHDFSMLRLQPYVADGEDVIQNYVLHSYDVQHRLFNFVLDRDFWSSLFGHTHDGWLESAHITIWYRVLMERRFESDRHTIMPPNFFVSHALEEGQDWRAFMAGIATYPNFMVAWWDVDTVLLPIHSSPNHWLFGELRLASMEVHIYDSLGRGAYEKFQSEGIFSKFERRVANYLDKIKYWARRNIPRIPLNMQFIYEENVPQQSSHLGDCGVFLCMFMEQLVSGQPIRVLIDPKNAALEFRLRMAKIIWGSSLAPL